The bacterium genome contains a region encoding:
- a CDS encoding DUF6531 domain-containing protein, producing MKRKMFHAKFRYFLISLSLFQFSAIATPQAAPSAVVVKRFSEIPVEMATGEFLQRENADLWIKSRGLTLDVTRNYRSQRETSGVFGYGWNWNQGEHLEFPGDFVIHYVTPDGVIPIMPDVSFTSVYAQVCISSPSWGQGVKATGLPDAIGGYGNVAHFYGAIASLQPLVVGGWGFSPPTGPSTIIQVDLSSIGATAYDSDHPQYGVSMKLSAGGSNSVTWGHKAYDFDYVNITGDRASWTWADVNAVQAKLELGSYTQNTAMDVIVDTFHLGVTYTKNSSGQYKYLPGTTFELVQTNNEYWINNKNGTRLAFAHDGKLLRKTDANGNVLTFHYDVSGRLSRVADALKQSITFSYENGLQGARIVRLEDHLGRSVGYAYLGENLVAVTNVLGDVTRYAYDDSQSQEELRHNLVGRTDPEGHSVRIAYYTTNSTPDRVCGYWDGEMAEGRSNEVDYLYLKGTTYSWRPGSKSIQGVVYNSSNDISQVYIREGELTYRESDGINLVAQHSAEHVSSVNTAVWQNIESALGDTNGVMAYNPGLSTNSALDVSGWGFAVPGLSNDIVQVILSVRGMATNTVSLSAVGIASTNWLATNSNWVALDISRAKSKWTWEDVSNLTARITLPAGTTNPVPVWLDGFSLKVAYRHFDPGRDPLDLLYFYDLAHNMVSSDRGGCAHQFSYDARGNLVSWTDSENNIRRYEYDPISNKPVRTWDPLGRVTSMEYDQAGRLIRTTDAAGNSSTMAYDGYGNVIRTKDTAGAVEETLYDAHGLNVVRRRNRRGFETGYDYDSLGNCIRVTAPDGGRRHAVFNAGGLKLSERDEAGIETRFEYDRNGQPTNIVSAAGTLEETAEGRQLDGRGLEVNRRDPLGHQEFIEYDADGRPICRIDRLGGQTLTEYDENGNPWRLTDAVGQTRETIRDERGNILADLDRRGCAASFTYDRNNNPVFIVDKSGNRITMDYDANGNKISEIYQWAGYPGCPESDRPEPLHMAYAYDALNRVTNKTVGVGRGDIHTTSSGYNAAGQLVFEADASGNTRVTDYDAAGNVTNTCLRDAAGKRVEWVSAFYDSADRLIMEIKGGLSTNRYEYDCRGLKIASIDPHGHRTSFNYDGHRRLVLTVDPDGATHQRAYDRCGNKVREVSGHDAISCFEWDAAGRMTRQVCGVGLPDAREVSFVYDPLGRLTTEINPLGYKISRTFDAEGNLTSETNAQGFAKACSYDAAGRVTNTVDALGYQIVQWLDGNGKLWRLQDKKGAVTTSRYDAYGRRVKVTDALGYSVTLSYDVRDNKITEIDPRGLMTRYEYDAANRVTNKVVGVGVSGAVKTSTIYDPLGNAVISEISGLSNGVSAKISSVFDHAGNLLSSTDACGGVIYHRYDSMDREIEVRDACGGVTQTYYDKLGRVIARVDALGAMTRSSYNAYGLKRTQTDAVGATTHFAYDSLGRLTNTTDALGGTESRKYDAGNHLVRLKSKNGGVSILDYDSLGRLTNTLNACGYPSCKAYDPDGNIVAETDGRGGRTEYGYDALNRCVSVRDSVSNTLYFAYDAVGNKVREMLPSGLVISYGYDWLGRLVQKTVGAGRSDARRTRYEVDYAGRVVAEWDPLGQVVRTSYDANGNKTNVVDRRGYQAQFYYDALNRLIRSVDALGNSARVEYDVSGRIVRALNRRGAATVHQYDAEGHLIALQDAEGNLKRNQYDCLGRVTDEIEPNGLHTRLAYDAAGQVTNRTSVAPGGERRSESFQFDLQGRKVLACNAMGVVTEFLRDANGNVVTESVRNASGSLLRTKSTQYDSRNQSILEVDYRGAAWRTEYDAIGRKVAAIDPLGNRTAYEWNVYNELIATTDPAGNCSKANFDLCGRETERLNALGERERYLYDPNGNKTAVIDDNGNVVLTTYDPLNRMSTVNRSKPNVPLDVLRRADVNGDGVVDDADVTALEGGLQ from the coding sequence ATGAAGAGAAAGATGTTTCACGCGAAGTTCCGGTATTTTTTGATTTCGCTATCCCTGTTCCAGTTTTCTGCCATTGCGACTCCCCAGGCGGCGCCATCAGCGGTGGTGGTGAAACGGTTTTCGGAAATCCCGGTGGAGATGGCAACGGGCGAATTCTTGCAACGCGAAAATGCGGATCTGTGGATCAAATCACGCGGGCTAACGCTGGACGTCACCCGCAATTACCGAAGTCAGCGCGAGACCAGCGGGGTGTTCGGTTACGGCTGGAACTGGAATCAGGGTGAGCATTTGGAATTTCCGGGGGATTTTGTCATTCATTACGTTACTCCGGATGGAGTTATTCCCATTATGCCGGATGTCTCCTTTACCAGTGTCTATGCGCAGGTGTGTATATCATCGCCTTCATGGGGGCAGGGCGTTAAGGCAACTGGTCTACCAGACGCGATTGGGGGGTATGGCAATGTGGCACACTTTTACGGAGCGATTGCGTCGCTCCAGCCTCTGGTAGTTGGTGGTTGGGGATTTTCTCCACCAACAGGCCCCTCGACGATCATTCAGGTCGATTTATCCTCGATTGGTGCCACGGCGTATGACTCGGATCACCCGCAATATGGTGTCTCTATGAAACTTTCAGCGGGCGGCTCCAATTCCGTTACTTGGGGCCACAAGGCGTATGACTTTGATTATGTGAATATCACAGGCGACCGGGCTTCATGGACATGGGCGGATGTCAATGCGGTGCAGGCTAAGCTGGAACTGGGCTCCTACACTCAAAATACGGCCATGGATGTGATTGTGGACACCTTTCATCTCGGCGTGACTTACACCAAAAACTCGAGCGGCCAGTATAAGTATCTTCCCGGCACCACATTTGAGCTAGTTCAAACCAATAATGAGTATTGGATCAACAACAAGAACGGGACCCGGTTGGCCTTTGCTCATGACGGGAAATTACTTCGCAAAACTGATGCCAATGGAAATGTACTGACATTTCATTACGATGTTTCAGGACGGTTAAGTCGCGTCGCAGATGCCTTGAAGCAGTCCATTACCTTCAGCTATGAAAATGGACTTCAGGGTGCCCGGATTGTCCGGCTTGAAGATCATCTGGGGCGCTCCGTAGGCTATGCCTATCTTGGAGAAAACCTGGTGGCCGTGACCAATGTGCTTGGGGATGTCACGCGGTATGCCTATGACGATTCTCAATCTCAGGAGGAACTGCGCCACAATCTTGTTGGCCGGACTGATCCCGAGGGGCATTCAGTCAGGATCGCTTATTACACCACCAATAGTACGCCGGATCGGGTATGCGGGTATTGGGATGGTGAAATGGCTGAAGGGCGATCCAACGAGGTGGATTACCTCTACCTGAAAGGAACAACCTATTCCTGGCGACCCGGCTCTAAAAGCATTCAAGGCGTCGTCTATAACAGTTCCAACGATATCAGTCAGGTTTACATCCGGGAGGGCGAGCTGACCTATCGTGAAAGTGATGGAATCAATCTCGTGGCCCAGCATTCCGCGGAACACGTCAGCTCAGTCAACACAGCCGTTTGGCAGAATATTGAAAGTGCGCTTGGCGATACGAATGGAGTGATGGCTTATAATCCGGGACTGAGCACGAACAGCGCCCTGGATGTTTCAGGCTGGGGATTTGCGGTGCCAGGCTTGAGCAATGACATTGTCCAGGTCATTTTGTCGGTACGGGGGATGGCGACCAATACCGTTTCACTGTCGGCTGTCGGCATCGCTTCCACCAATTGGCTGGCAACGAATAGTAACTGGGTGGCCCTTGATATCAGTCGGGCGAAATCAAAGTGGACGTGGGAGGATGTCAGTAACCTGACCGCGCGGATAACATTACCGGCAGGCACTACCAATCCTGTGCCGGTCTGGCTAGATGGATTTAGTTTGAAAGTCGCTTATCGCCATTTTGATCCCGGGCGTGATCCGCTGGATCTGCTTTATTTCTATGATCTTGCTCACAATATGGTGTCGAGTGACCGTGGCGGTTGTGCTCATCAGTTTTCCTATGATGCCCGTGGAAATCTGGTGTCCTGGACTGATTCTGAAAATAACATCCGGCGTTATGAATATGATCCAATTTCCAATAAGCCGGTTCGCACCTGGGACCCATTGGGGCGGGTGACCTCGATGGAATATGATCAGGCGGGACGTTTGATCAGGACGACAGATGCGGCGGGTAATTCGTCGACCATGGCTTATGACGGCTATGGGAACGTGATCCGGACAAAGGATACCGCCGGGGCTGTGGAGGAGACCCTATATGATGCACATGGATTGAATGTGGTTAGGAGGCGAAACCGTCGGGGATTTGAAACTGGTTATGATTATGATTCATTGGGGAATTGCATTCGTGTCACGGCCCCTGATGGAGGGCGAAGACATGCCGTGTTTAATGCTGGAGGGTTGAAGCTTTCCGAGCGAGATGAAGCCGGTATTGAAACCCGGTTTGAATATGACCGCAATGGGCAACCAACCAACATCGTGAGCGCCGCGGGAACTTTGGAGGAAACAGCTGAGGGACGGCAGCTGGATGGGCGCGGGCTTGAAGTGAATCGTCGGGATCCTCTCGGGCACCAGGAATTTATCGAATACGATGCGGATGGACGGCCCATTTGTCGGATCGACCGGTTGGGGGGCCAGACTCTGACGGAATATGATGAGAATGGAAATCCATGGCGACTGACCGATGCCGTGGGGCAAACGCGTGAAACCATCCGTGATGAGCGGGGCAACATCTTGGCCGACCTGGATCGGCGAGGGTGTGCGGCCTCCTTTACATATGATCGTAATAACAACCCGGTGTTTATTGTCGATAAGAGCGGGAACCGGATAACGATGGATTATGATGCCAATGGAAACAAAATATCCGAGATCTATCAGTGGGCCGGTTATCCGGGTTGTCCTGAATCGGATAGGCCTGAGCCATTGCATATGGCATACGCCTATGATGCGCTGAATCGTGTCACGAACAAGACGGTTGGCGTTGGGCGTGGTGACATTCATACCACGAGCAGCGGTTATAATGCAGCTGGACAGCTTGTCTTTGAAGCCGATGCCAGCGGCAATACCCGCGTGACTGATTATGATGCCGCTGGAAATGTTACGAATACCTGTTTAAGGGATGCCGCAGGAAAGCGGGTTGAATGGGTATCAGCATTTTATGACAGTGCCGATCGGTTGATTATGGAGATTAAAGGGGGGCTATCCACGAACCGGTACGAGTATGATTGTCGTGGACTCAAGATTGCCTCGATTGACCCCCATGGTCATCGCACCAGCTTTAACTATGACGGGCATCGCCGCTTGGTTCTGACCGTTGATCCGGATGGAGCAACACATCAGAGGGCTTATGATCGCTGCGGGAATAAGGTGCGCGAAGTGAGTGGGCATGATGCCATTTCGTGTTTCGAGTGGGATGCAGCGGGGCGAATGACGCGGCAGGTCTGTGGCGTAGGCCTGCCGGATGCCCGCGAAGTTTCATTTGTCTATGATCCCCTGGGGCGTTTGACTACTGAAATCAATCCGCTCGGGTATAAAATTTCCAGGACTTTTGATGCGGAAGGTAATCTAACAAGTGAGACCAACGCGCAGGGGTTTGCAAAAGCCTGTAGCTATGATGCTGCCGGCCGGGTGACGAATACAGTAGATGCGTTGGGATATCAGATCGTTCAGTGGCTCGATGGGAATGGTAAATTATGGCGGCTGCAGGATAAGAAAGGGGCCGTGACCACCTCCCGCTATGATGCGTATGGACGGCGGGTCAAAGTGACCGATGCGCTTGGTTATTCCGTGACGTTAAGTTATGACGTTCGTGACAACAAGATTACTGAGATCGATCCCCGCGGACTGATGACCCGGTATGAGTATGACGCCGCTAATCGGGTGACCAATAAAGTTGTGGGGGTTGGGGTTTCGGGCGCAGTGAAGACATCTACGATTTATGATCCATTGGGGAATGCGGTCATTTCGGAAATCTCCGGACTATCGAATGGGGTTTCGGCTAAAATCTCCAGCGTTTTTGACCACGCGGGTAATCTGCTCTCCAGCACCGATGCATGTGGCGGGGTGATTTATCATCGCTATGATTCCATGGATCGCGAAATCGAAGTGCGTGATGCGTGTGGCGGAGTGACTCAAACGTATTACGACAAATTGGGGCGTGTTATCGCCAGAGTGGATGCCTTGGGGGCGATGACGCGGTCCAGTTATAACGCATACGGGCTTAAACGAACGCAGACAGATGCAGTCGGTGCCACGACCCATTTCGCGTATGATTCGCTTGGGCGATTAACCAATACTACGGATGCACTCGGTGGAACTGAATCCCGGAAATATGATGCGGGTAATCATCTCGTCAGGTTGAAAAGCAAAAACGGAGGGGTGTCCATATTGGACTACGATTCTCTGGGGCGCCTGACAAATACCTTGAATGCCTGCGGCTATCCATCCTGCAAAGCCTACGATCCAGACGGAAATATTGTCGCTGAAACCGATGGAAGAGGGGGGCGCACTGAATATGGGTATGACGCCTTGAATCGATGTGTTTCTGTCAGGGATTCTGTCTCCAATACCCTGTATTTCGCCTATGATGCCGTGGGAAATAAAGTGCGTGAAATGCTCCCCTCAGGTCTTGTCATTTCCTATGGATATGACTGGTTGGGACGGCTGGTCCAGAAAACAGTTGGTGCAGGGCGATCAGATGCCCGGCGAACACGGTATGAGGTGGATTATGCGGGTCGTGTGGTGGCAGAGTGGGATCCCCTCGGGCAGGTGGTCCGGACAAGCTACGATGCCAACGGGAACAAAACCAATGTGGTGGATCGCAGAGGATATCAGGCACAGTTTTATTACGATGCGCTGAACCGGTTGATTCGGAGCGTTGATGCGCTGGGGAATTCTGCCCGCGTTGAATATGATGTTTCGGGGCGTATCGTACGAGCCCTCAACCGGCGCGGGGCTGCGACTGTTCATCAGTATGATGCCGAAGGCCACCTCATTGCGTTGCAGGATGCCGAAGGAAATCTCAAGCGAAACCAATACGACTGCCTGGGACGTGTGACGGACGAAATTGAACCTAATGGACTTCATACCAGGTTGGCCTATGACGCGGCGGGGCAGGTGACAAATCGAACCAGCGTGGCGCCGGGCGGTGAACGTCGGAGTGAATCCTTCCAATTCGATTTGCAAGGTCGGAAGGTGCTCGCCTGCAATGCCATGGGCGTCGTGACTGAATTCCTGCGTGATGCCAACGGGAATGTGGTGACGGAATCTGTGCGCAATGCCAGCGGATCTTTGCTGCGAACGAAGAGCACTCAATATGATTCCCGGAATCAGTCCATTTTGGAGGTGGACTATCGGGGGGCAGCGTGGCGAACCGAGTATGATGCCATCGGGCGCAAGGTGGCGGCGATTGATCCTCTGGGAAATCGGACAGCCTATGAGTGGAATGTTTACAACGAGCTTATTGCGACTACAGATCCAGCGGGAAATTGTTCGAAGGCGAACTTTGATTTATGTGGTCGGGAAACGGAACGGCTCAATGCGTTGGGAGAACGTGAACGTTACCTTTACGACCCAAACGGTAATAAGACGGCGGTGATTGATGACAATGGGAATGTTGTCCTGACCACATACGATCCTCTTAATCGCATGAGCACAGTGAATCGTTCCAAGCCAAATGTTCCCCTGGATGTTTTGAGGCGTGCGGATGTTAATGGGGACGGGGTTGTCGATGATGCTGATGTGACAGCACTGGAAGGGGGGCTTCAATGA